The Granulicella sibirica genome has a segment encoding these proteins:
- a CDS encoding RraA family protein — MLFARTQGLVRKGLYLAAGLGVLATTALGVMVYADTPMTAADYEKDPVKMLEAYRHVEAASVSDAEEQMLHEKHYMSHAMQPVFPTKFAGTALTVLLKKEENKDPNALGGMLSAIDSGGPGSVYVMKVEDGADIAGMGGLMGTAMFARGFAGAVVDGGVRDLPQLKRIGFPVYSTGAVPSTSVSHYRFGGMNVPVEMAGTMVNGNDIICADQDGVVVVPRARAAEVLVLAQKLDNSEHSMYPYIEKFHSIVEAVKQFGRI; from the coding sequence ATGTTGTTTGCTCGGACACAGGGGTTGGTTCGGAAGGGTTTGTATCTTGCCGCGGGGCTTGGCGTGCTTGCGACGACTGCACTCGGGGTTATGGTGTATGCCGATACTCCGATGACGGCGGCCGATTACGAGAAGGATCCGGTGAAGATGCTGGAGGCTTACCGGCATGTCGAGGCGGCTTCGGTGTCGGATGCGGAAGAGCAGATGCTGCATGAGAAGCACTACATGTCGCATGCGATGCAGCCTGTGTTTCCGACGAAGTTCGCGGGTACGGCGTTGACGGTCTTGCTGAAGAAGGAAGAGAACAAGGATCCGAACGCACTCGGCGGGATGCTGTCGGCGATCGATAGCGGTGGGCCCGGATCGGTGTACGTGATGAAGGTGGAGGATGGCGCGGATATTGCCGGCATGGGCGGGTTGATGGGGACGGCGATGTTCGCGCGTGGGTTTGCCGGCGCGGTTGTGGATGGGGGCGTAAGGGATCTGCCGCAGTTGAAGAGGATCGGGTTTCCGGTGTATTCGACGGGCGCGGTGCCCTCGACGTCGGTGTCGCATTACCGGTTCGGCGGGATGAATGTGCCGGTCGAGATGGCGGGCACGATGGTGAACGGGAACGACATTATCTGTGCCGATCAGGATGGTGTTGTCGTCGTGCCACGGGCGCGGGCGGCGGAGGTTCTGGTGCTTGCGCAGAAGCTGGATAACAGCGAGCACAGCATGTATCCGTACATCGAGAAGTTTCACTCGATCGTCGAGGCGGTGAAGCAGTTCGGGCGGATTTAG
- a CDS encoding selenocysteine synthase — protein MQTPEVRAGLLSRRRFFQWTSSLAATVGLAPAMSSARALAEPTLPEGEDYYDKLGVTKIINAAGTYTMFTAACMPPSVLAAVQKAALHPVRLHDLQQKSGEYIAKKLQCEGAIVTSGASGAISLATAACMQHANNISPLAMPQAIDGMKNQVIVQKAHRYGYDHAMFLCGARVTEVVTMDDYKRACDAGNAIMTNFFNAAEEEDGLPGTAQIGREEWLRVAHDHGIPCHIDAAADMPPISNLWKYTGMGFDLVAFSGGKGMRGPQNAGLLLGKKELIDLANQNNNPGDGVGRGMKVAKEQVVGMVAAVDWVLSHTEESMQGDYQKRVDVIVKQVKDIPSVKTETVVPKIANHVPHLLIRFDPAATGTTTKEIVAALRAQTPSIELNPNTGRKPNQGIPSDANTLVVGVWMLQPGEDEIVGKHIRAALTKKA, from the coding sequence ATGCAGACGCCCGAAGTTCGAGCCGGTCTTCTCTCTCGACGCCGCTTCTTTCAGTGGACCAGTTCGCTTGCCGCTACGGTTGGCCTTGCACCCGCGATGTCTTCGGCCAGGGCCCTTGCCGAGCCGACGTTGCCTGAAGGCGAGGACTACTACGACAAGCTGGGCGTGACGAAGATCATCAACGCCGCGGGGACGTACACGATGTTCACGGCGGCGTGCATGCCTCCGTCGGTGCTGGCCGCGGTGCAGAAGGCCGCGTTGCACCCGGTAAGGCTGCATGACCTGCAGCAGAAGTCGGGTGAGTACATCGCGAAGAAGCTGCAGTGCGAGGGCGCGATTGTGACCTCGGGTGCTTCGGGGGCGATCAGTCTCGCGACCGCGGCTTGTATGCAGCATGCGAATAACATCAGCCCGCTGGCGATGCCTCAGGCGATCGATGGCATGAAGAACCAGGTGATTGTGCAGAAGGCGCATCGGTATGGGTATGACCATGCGATGTTTCTGTGCGGAGCGCGCGTGACGGAGGTCGTCACGATGGACGACTACAAGCGTGCGTGCGACGCGGGCAATGCGATCATGACGAACTTCTTCAATGCTGCGGAGGAAGAAGACGGGCTGCCGGGGACGGCGCAGATCGGGCGCGAGGAGTGGCTGCGGGTGGCGCATGACCACGGGATTCCATGCCACATCGATGCGGCGGCGGATATGCCTCCGATTTCCAATCTTTGGAAGTACACGGGGATGGGCTTCGATCTTGTTGCCTTCTCGGGTGGCAAGGGAATGCGCGGGCCGCAGAACGCCGGGCTCCTGCTAGGTAAGAAAGAGTTGATCGATCTTGCGAACCAGAACAACAATCCGGGCGATGGTGTTGGGCGCGGGATGAAGGTGGCGAAGGAGCAGGTGGTCGGCATGGTGGCGGCGGTCGACTGGGTGCTTTCGCATACGGAAGAGTCGATGCAGGGCGACTACCAGAAGCGCGTCGATGTGATTGTGAAGCAGGTGAAAGATATTCCGTCGGTGAAGACGGAGACGGTGGTTCCGAAGATTGCGAATCATGTGCCGCACCTGCTGATCCGGTTCGACCCGGCGGCTACCGGCACGACGACGAAGGAGATCGTGGCGGCCCTGCGGGCGCAGACGCCTTCGATCGAGTTGAATCCGAACACCGGGCGTAAGCCCAACCAGGGGATTCCGTCGGATGCGAACACGCTTGTGGTTGGGGTGTGGATGCTGCAGCCGGGTGAGGATGAGATTGTGGGCAAGCATATTCGCGCTGCTCTTACCAAGAAAGCTTAG